In the Cucurbita pepo subsp. pepo cultivar mu-cu-16 chromosome LG17, ASM280686v2, whole genome shotgun sequence genome, atttgttttaataaaatatataaatatcaagAAATTGATagcttataaatattaaattaaatctaagGACTAAATTGTAATTTCAAACTCAAGCTAGACCGAAGTGTTCTGAATTTCAATAGAGGTTTCCCCTTTCCTGTCTCCTCCCTCTTTGAAATCAGTTCTGAAAGTAAGCCCTAGCAGGATTCCGGGGAGGAGAATCAGAGCAGAATCAATGGATCTCCTGAAGCAAGAACTTCTCAAGAAACGTCAAGCCCTAGCTACCGAAACCGGTGGCAAACGCTTCTTCAAGCGATCCGAGATTGAACAGAAGCAAATCCAGCAGCTACGCGAGAAAGAGAAGCGCGAATTGGAAACCAAAGCTCTCCGCCAATCCACCACCTCAGCCGCCACTGCCGAGGCCAACTCCAAATCTGCCAAATCCAATTCATTAGCCTCCGCCTCCACTACTTCCTCTACCACTATTAACTCCGCCGCCACCACTTCGAAATCGCTTACGGACGAGCAGAACATCGACAACCTTGTCCTTCCCAGGCAGGAAGTAATCAGAAGGCTCCGGTTTCTGAAGCAGCCGATTACGCTATTCGGGGAAGATGATGATACTCGGCTCGACCGTTTGAAGTATGTGCTGAAAGCGGGACTTTTCGAGGTGGATAGTGATTTGACTGAGGGGCAAACGAACGATTTTCTTCGGGATATTGCAGAGTTGAGGAAGCGGCAGAAGACGGGTATTTTGAGTGAGAGGAAGAGGCAGAAGAAGGAAGACGGCGCTGGAGAAGAGGGCGATGGGGGCGGGGCTGACGAAGAAAGTGCCGATGGAGGGTCGAGTGGGGTCGACGCTGATAAAGATTTGAAGAGAATGAAAGCgaattttgatgaattatGTCAAGAAGACAAGATACTGGTATTTTTTAAGAGGTTGTTGAATGAGTGGAACCAGGAATTGGATGAAATGCCCGAAGCAGAGAAGCGGACGGCGAAAGGGAAGTCTATGGTGGCGACATTCAAGCAGTGTGCTCGCTATTTGCATCCTCTGTTCAAGTTTTGTAGGAAGAAGGTACAATTTTGTCCCTATATACTTATTCAATTTGGTGAATGTTCCATTTTCCCTTTGCTTCTGCgttatgttattttttgaCTTCATTCTAGATTAGAGAATAGCTAGAGCTTCTTTTTCTGTCATTCCTTTCGCTCTGCAAGTGCTCTGATGGaaaatgttgaggattattgggagaggagtcccatatcggctaattaagggttgatcatgagtttataggTAAGAAacactatcttcattggtatgaggcattttggggaaaccaaaagcaaaactacgagagtttatgctcaaagtggacaatatcataccactgtggagatccgtggttcctaacatggtatcagagccatgtaaataaaatcctcaaatgttgaacaaagaagttgtgagctttgaaagtgtagtcaaaagtgctcaagtgtcgaacaatgtactttgttcgaagggtCCAGAACAAGAGTTGAggctcgattaaggggaggctctatggtgtactttggaggattgttgaggattgttgggagaggagtctcatatcggctaattaaggggttgatcatgggtttataagtaaggaacactatcttcattggtatgaggcattttggggaaatcaaaagcaaaactacgagagtttatgctcaaagtggacaatatgatACCAATATGGAGGTTCATAGGGAGGTTCATGTTTTTTAACAGAAAAAAGTTCCCACATGAGCCTGTAGATTTCCTCTTTAGGTTGATTATCATAGGAAGCAAGCTCTAACAAATTACATCCTAAGGTTTTCCTCTTTTAACTTTGATTATCAATCAAGCAgcgaagagagtaggttgctAACGTTAAGGGGGAGAACCACTTGCCACTTGCCACTTGAATCTCATGCGCATGTTATTCTGCAGTTCATCTGCCAATTGGCGCTTGAGGAAGAGATGTCTTTGGGATTCAACGTCTTTCATGCGTAGAAAGCACAACTTGTGGAGAGGGACCAATTTGGAGGCCCTTTGTTTTATGTCGTGATAATCTTATGAAAGAGCTCCCGTTAGAAAAGCTCaacttgtgagatcccacaatggttggagagaatgaaacatttcttataagggtgcggaaatctcttcctagaagacacgttttaaaaccttgagaggaagctcagaagggaaagcccaaagaggacaatgctagcggtgaacttgaattgttactaatagtatcagagtcaaacatcgggcggtgtaccagtgaggacgctggccccccaagaggggtggattgtgagatcccacattggttggagagaagaacaaaacatttctcataagagtgtggaaacctctccctagaagacacgttttaaaatcttgaggggaagcccagaagagaaaacccaaagagaacaatatctactaggcttgggctgttacacgaCTTGACATATATGAGTGACATATCATCTTGTAAAGATTTGGGTTCTTTGAGAATACTTTGTTCAAAATATCCTTGTATAGTCAGACTgccaaattcatttattttggaagAACAGTAAGTAGAACTTAGAAGTGGGAGATCAAGTTTAGGAAAGAGGCCCGTTTATGATTTCATCATCCAGATAAGAAAATCTAGAATCAGGATCCCAATTTCGAGTAGAGGAGTTCCAAATATCTTGGATAGAAGTGGTTCAATCTTCTTGGGAAAGCGCATTCCAAAGCTTGTAGAACTGCCATTCCAATGGAGGCTTTGGCCCTCTAGTGGAGTTAAGTttctttaattgattttagGTCGTCGATGGCCTCTCGACGCGTGTAGAGAAGGAGGTACTAACAAAAAGTCACCAAATTTAGCCACCATAACTTTCCTTCATAaaacttatatttttattatagaaTCTCAA is a window encoding:
- the LOC111778936 gene encoding pre-mRNA-splicing factor 18-like, coding for MDLLKQELLKKRQALATETGGKRFFKRSEIEQKQIQQLREKEKRELETKALRQSTTSAATAEANSKSAKSNSLASASTTSSTTINSAATTSKSLTDEQNIDNLVLPRQEVIRRLRFLKQPITLFGEDDDTRLDRLKYVLKAGLFEVDSDLTEGQTNDFLRDIAELRKRQKTGILSERKRQKKEDGAGEEGDGGGADEESADGGSSGVDADKDLKRMKANFDELCQEDKILVFFKRLLNEWNQELDEMPEAEKRTAKGKSMVATFKQCARYLHPLFKFCRKKILPDDIRQALLVVVECCMKRDYLAAMDQYIKMAIGNAPWPIGVTMVGIHERSAREKIYTNSVAHIMNDETTRKYLQSIKRLMTFCQRRYPTMPSKAVEFNSLANGSDLQSLLAEERVSGGGGGKQGSDERLRIMPSPEDS